The genomic stretch TGGTGATCGGTCGCTGATCGACGGCTGCCGGATGGTCGATTCTCGTCGATCCGGCAGCTAAACAGCCCGGCGCGCAAGAATTTTCACGGACCTCTGGCGCATCCCTCGTGGAAGTCGTTACTGTGCGCGCAAAGAATAATGAAGCACGGGGGAGCGTATGAAAGTGTTTTGGGGGCTGGGCAAGTGTTTGACCCTGATGTTCTGGCTGGTGGTGCTGGTCAATCTTGTAGAACCGCTAATCAACCCGATTGATCTGCTGGTCAATCTGGCGGCCAGCCTGTTGCTGCTGACCCACCTGTTGGAAGTGCTGCTGGTGCACCGCAACCTCAAGGGCCGCCCTCACCCGTGGCGTGATCGCCTGCAAATCCTCCTGTTTGGCATTTTTCACCTGCGGACCCTGTCTGCCCCTACGTCTGGGGAGCATCGCCATGCGTAAACTCTGTTTGCTTGCCGCACTGGTAAGCCCACTGGCCACGGCGCAGGTGGTCAGTGTTGAAAGTCATTCGCTGATGCGTCTGCCCAATACCACCAGCACCTTGCAGCTGGAGCGTCTGGACGTTGCGGACTATGGCACCTTGCTGATCCCCTCGAACGTCACTGAGTTGGACGTGGGTCAGTTACGCCTGGG from Pseudomonas sp. S04 encodes the following:
- a CDS encoding DUF1145 domain-containing protein, translated to MKVFWGLGKCLTLMFWLVVLVNLVEPLINPIDLLVNLAASLLLLTHLLEVLLVHRNLKGRPHPWRDRLQILLFGIFHLRTLSAPTSGEHRHA